In Egicoccus sp. AB-alg2, the following are encoded in one genomic region:
- a CDS encoding long-chain fatty acid--CoA ligase — MSATLEHRPEQASAPRGARTIPARIREHAEADPGRVCMREKRYGIWQDITWADYWEQASLVAHALASLGVGVGDRVAIHSENRPEWLYADVGTVALRAIAMGLYPTNPAAEVSYLLRDSGSKVLVAEDQEQVDKALEVEADCPELQHIVYLEPRGVREYDHPKLIAWDDFLARGRAHREQHPDLLDRLANEATDEDVVTLIYTSGTTGPPKGAMLTVANVEFAIQTLVSGGGFYNPPASPKDVILSYLPLCHVAERAATEWVNAEAGVTVHFAESIETVQANLKEVQPTLFFAVPRIWEKLHAGIHIKMNAASPLKRAVFGFWMRIANRIGDELVANDGNHTFKTRLLYALGYPFVFRALRDRIGLRKVRSAGSGAAPIAPEVLKFFYGIGVIIYEIYGMTENAAVATVNRPGRVKLGTVGEPQPGIELKIDEQTGEILTRHPGVFAGYWNRPDKTAETIDADGWLHTGDVGEWVDGTHVKIVDRIKDIIITAGGKNISPSEIENSLKTSPFVKEAVVIGDQKPYLTALVGIEFDTVGDWAQRRKLPYTTYRDLSEKREVLELVQKTIAKTNEKFARVENIRKFRVIPKELDHEDGELTATQKVKRASLHDMFGHLVDDMYENRTEHAGGDLVDVHTPARGTTTDDGVDAELGTEAGRGMGVA; from the coding sequence ATGAGCGCGACCCTGGAACACCGTCCGGAGCAGGCCAGCGCGCCACGTGGCGCCCGCACGATCCCGGCGCGGATCCGTGAGCACGCCGAAGCCGACCCCGGGCGGGTCTGCATGCGCGAGAAGCGCTACGGCATCTGGCAGGACATCACCTGGGCCGACTACTGGGAGCAGGCGTCGCTGGTCGCCCACGCGCTCGCCTCGCTGGGGGTCGGCGTCGGCGACCGCGTCGCCATCCACTCGGAGAACCGGCCCGAGTGGCTCTACGCCGACGTCGGGACGGTGGCGCTGCGAGCCATCGCCATGGGGCTGTATCCCACCAACCCGGCCGCCGAGGTGTCGTACCTGCTACGCGACTCGGGCAGCAAGGTGTTGGTGGCCGAGGACCAGGAGCAGGTCGACAAGGCCCTCGAGGTGGAGGCCGACTGTCCGGAGTTGCAGCACATCGTCTACCTCGAACCGCGTGGCGTACGCGAGTACGACCATCCCAAGCTGATCGCCTGGGACGACTTCCTCGCCCGCGGTCGCGCCCACCGCGAGCAGCACCCCGACCTGCTCGACCGGCTCGCGAACGAGGCGACCGACGAGGACGTCGTCACGCTGATCTACACCTCGGGCACGACCGGGCCGCCGAAGGGCGCCATGCTGACGGTCGCCAACGTGGAGTTCGCGATCCAGACGCTGGTGTCGGGCGGCGGGTTCTACAACCCGCCGGCCAGCCCGAAGGACGTCATCCTCAGCTACCTGCCGCTGTGCCACGTGGCCGAACGGGCCGCGACGGAATGGGTCAACGCCGAGGCCGGCGTGACCGTGCACTTCGCCGAGTCGATCGAGACGGTGCAGGCCAACCTGAAGGAGGTGCAGCCGACCCTGTTCTTCGCGGTGCCGCGGATCTGGGAGAAGCTGCACGCCGGCATCCACATCAAGATGAACGCCGCCTCGCCGCTGAAGCGGGCCGTGTTCGGGTTCTGGATGCGGATCGCGAACCGGATCGGCGACGAACTCGTCGCCAACGACGGCAACCACACCTTCAAGACCCGGCTGCTGTACGCGCTCGGCTACCCGTTCGTGTTCCGGGCCCTGCGCGACCGCATCGGGCTGCGCAAGGTCCGCTCCGCCGGCTCGGGCGCCGCGCCGATCGCGCCCGAGGTGCTCAAGTTCTTCTACGGCATCGGCGTCATCATCTACGAGATCTACGGGATGACGGAGAACGCCGCCGTCGCCACCGTGAACCGGCCGGGGCGCGTCAAGCTCGGCACGGTCGGCGAGCCGCAGCCCGGCATCGAACTGAAGATCGACGAGCAGACGGGCGAGATCCTGACCCGGCACCCGGGTGTCTTCGCCGGCTACTGGAACCGGCCCGACAAGACCGCGGAGACGATCGACGCGGACGGCTGGCTGCACACCGGTGACGTCGGCGAGTGGGTCGACGGCACGCACGTGAAGATCGTCGACCGCATCAAGGACATCATCATCACGGCCGGGGGCAAGAACATCTCCCCGTCGGAGATCGAGAACTCGCTCAAGACCTCGCCGTTCGTGAAGGAGGCGGTCGTCATCGGCGACCAGAAGCCCTACCTCACCGCCCTGGTCGGCATCGAGTTCGACACGGTCGGGGACTGGGCACAGCGCCGCAAGCTCCCGTACACGACCTATCGCGACCTGTCGGAGAAGCGCGAGGTCCTGGAGCTGGTCCAGAAGACCATCGCGAAGACCAACGAGAAGTTCGCCCGCGTGGAGAACATCCGCAAGTTCCGGGTGATCCCCAAGGAGCTCGACCACGAGGACGGCGAGCTCACCGCGACGCAGAAGGTCAAGCGCGCGTCGCTGCACGACATGTTCGGCCACCTCGTGGACGACATGTACGAGAACCGGACCGAGCACGCCGGCGGCGACCTCGTCGACGTCCACACGCCGGCCCGGGGCACGACGACCGACGACGGCGTGGACGCGGAACTCGGCACCGAAGCCGGCCGCGGCATGGGAGTGGCGTAG
- a CDS encoding branched-chain amino acid ABC transporter permease encodes MDDLLTVLLRGIAQGSVYALLAAGFVVIYRATDVVNFAQPALMVLGAYFTYLFVRPLGVPFPIAVLLAIGAVALIAAVTERIALRPMVGEPPFSAAMVTVGLFLVLTIVANRLIGSNVLSVGDPWGLDTAVFAGNVRMRVADGWRIGLTAAAFAGVGLFLARSRVGLAMRATSLDQEVALAQGVNVGRMFGLSWALAGGLAGLAGMMVGSGGMGVDNTTAFIALKALPVIILGGLDSLKGAYIAGLIIGVAEAFTRANSAALTGYVGANVDVVVPYVIMILVLMVRPYGLFGTPEVQRV; translated from the coding sequence GTGGACGATCTGCTCACGGTCCTGTTGCGCGGCATCGCGCAGGGCAGCGTGTACGCGTTGCTCGCGGCCGGTTTCGTGGTGATCTACCGCGCGACCGACGTGGTCAACTTCGCGCAGCCGGCACTGATGGTGCTCGGCGCCTACTTCACCTACCTGTTCGTGCGACCGCTGGGGGTGCCGTTCCCGATCGCGGTGCTGCTCGCGATCGGGGCCGTGGCGCTGATCGCCGCCGTGACCGAGCGGATCGCGCTGCGGCCGATGGTGGGCGAGCCACCGTTCTCGGCCGCGATGGTCACCGTCGGGTTGTTTCTGGTGCTGACGATCGTGGCCAACCGGCTCATCGGCTCCAACGTGCTCTCCGTCGGGGACCCGTGGGGTCTGGACACGGCCGTGTTCGCCGGCAACGTGCGCATGCGCGTCGCCGACGGCTGGCGCATCGGACTCACCGCGGCCGCGTTCGCCGGCGTGGGGTTGTTCCTGGCCCGCTCGCGCGTGGGGCTGGCCATGCGGGCCACCTCGCTGGACCAGGAGGTCGCGTTGGCGCAGGGGGTCAACGTCGGCCGCATGTTCGGCCTGTCGTGGGCGCTGGCCGGCGGCCTGGCCGGGCTGGCCGGCATGATGGTCGGCAGCGGCGGCATGGGCGTGGACAACACCACCGCCTTCATCGCCCTCAAGGCCCTGCCGGTGATCATCCTCGGCGGCCTCGACTCGCTGAAGGGCGCCTACATCGCCGGGCTGATCATCGGGGTCGCCGAGGCGTTCACCCGGGCCAACTCGGCCGCGCTGACCGGCTACGTCGGGGCCAACGTCGACGTCGTCGTGCCCTACGTGATCATGATCCTCGTGCTGATGGTGCGCCCGTACGGGCTGTTCGGCACCCCGGAGGTCCAGCGCGTATGA
- a CDS encoding branched-chain amino acid ABC transporter permease has protein sequence MTERRSGLDLGSRRQVTLRGRPELYTDYAADQALLNTPAKRRFTLLLVAALLATPFLLGRDLTTLLTTVFIYAIGAIGLNLVTGYAGQVSLGHAFFVGLGAYTAAFVGSEATESLRGLGLELWVWLPLAGLVPAVVGFLVAPIAARVRGLYLAILTLGLVFIGDHVFKEARTFTGGPGVGRRAAAPIVGGLDLSRRQEFFGITFEGADLFYLLCFALLVVMAVAARNLARSKAGRAFAAVRDRDIAAEVMGVPLTRTKVLAFTISSFYAGICGGLLAITYGVIEPASFNLLLSVDFLAMILIGGVATVSGSLAGAAFVVLLPRIVQTYAHYMPGISRGSTGGGILTVFQLEALLFGVLIVAFIVLEPRGLYGLWLRVRNYWKAWPFSY, from the coding sequence ATGACCGAGCGGCGGAGTGGACTGGATCTGGGCAGCCGGCGGCAGGTGACGCTGCGCGGACGTCCGGAGCTGTACACCGACTACGCGGCGGACCAGGCGCTGCTCAACACCCCGGCCAAGCGGCGGTTCACCTTGCTGTTGGTGGCGGCGCTGCTGGCGACCCCCTTCCTCCTCGGCCGCGACCTGACGACGCTGCTGACCACGGTGTTCATCTACGCGATCGGGGCGATCGGCCTGAACCTCGTGACCGGGTACGCCGGGCAGGTGTCGCTGGGGCACGCGTTCTTCGTCGGCCTCGGCGCCTACACCGCCGCGTTCGTGGGCAGCGAGGCGACCGAGTCGCTGCGCGGCCTCGGGCTGGAGCTGTGGGTCTGGCTGCCGCTGGCGGGGCTGGTGCCCGCCGTCGTCGGGTTCCTGGTCGCGCCCATCGCGGCGCGCGTGCGCGGGCTGTACCTCGCCATCCTGACCCTGGGCCTGGTGTTCATCGGCGACCACGTCTTCAAGGAGGCCCGCACGTTCACGGGCGGTCCGGGTGTCGGCCGTCGGGCGGCGGCGCCGATCGTGGGGGGTCTCGACCTCTCCCGCCGCCAGGAGTTCTTCGGCATCACGTTCGAGGGTGCCGACCTGTTCTACCTGTTGTGCTTCGCGCTGCTGGTCGTGATGGCCGTCGCTGCCCGCAATCTGGCGCGTTCCAAGGCGGGCCGCGCCTTCGCGGCCGTTCGCGACCGGGACATCGCGGCCGAGGTCATGGGTGTGCCGCTCACCCGGACCAAGGTCCTGGCGTTCACGATCTCGTCGTTCTACGCCGGCATCTGCGGCGGCCTGCTGGCGATCACCTACGGCGTCATCGAGCCGGCCAGCTTCAACCTGCTGCTGTCGGTCGACTTCCTGGCCATGATCCTCATCGGTGGCGTGGCGACCGTCTCGGGTTCGCTGGCCGGCGCGGCGTTCGTCGTGCTGCTGCCCCGGATCGTGCAGACCTACGCCCACTACATGCCGGGTATCAGCCGCGGCTCGACCGGCGGTGGGATCCTGACCGTGTTCCAGCTCGAGGCGCTGCTGTTCGGCGTGCTGATCGTGGCGTTCATCGTCCTCGAACCACGCGGCCTCTACGGGCTGTGGCTGCGGGTACGCAACTACTGGAAGGCGTGGCCGTTCTCGTACTGA
- a CDS encoding ABC transporter substrate-binding protein encodes MRETRRWRRSAAVLCAVALVATACGGGDDDGAAPAGDGGEQTGEETGDGEETGEVATDIGVTEEPCPEGINPDNGCIYLGILSDLTVGPFAALGVQIVEGQEAFWQRVNEQGGIAGYDVNVTEYTRDNEYNPQTQSQLYREIEPDVLALAQTLGTPPTEAILPDMDEDNVLGVPASWWSGWDHESADYGLILNSGYSYCIESQIALDWSSENEGEISSVMAVGYPGDYGGDSAAGVQAWAEANDIEYLGFVETAPNAVVGSQDAAVGQVVSGGADRVVIATGPAETAEIVGGAMANGFDGRFIGSVPTWNPALMESAAAQALEAAFTHVGPWEAFTGESEAHQAMQEFLGEGNLPGNDGFTFGWIWSYPMKALLEQAAANGDLTREGLRAAVDGLTVDYEGALPERTLGGDANETAVRTAVISQPDADEPLRLRTVETGVTGPTADEYDYSAPCSGT; translated from the coding sequence ATGCGGGAGACAAGGCGATGGCGGCGTTCGGCCGCCGTGCTGTGTGCCGTGGCACTGGTGGCGACGGCGTGCGGCGGAGGGGACGACGACGGCGCCGCACCGGCCGGTGACGGCGGCGAGCAGACGGGTGAGGAGACCGGTGACGGCGAGGAGACCGGCGAGGTCGCCACGGACATCGGTGTGACCGAGGAGCCGTGCCCGGAGGGCATCAACCCCGACAACGGGTGCATCTACCTCGGCATCCTCTCGGACCTGACGGTGGGCCCGTTCGCGGCGCTCGGCGTGCAGATCGTCGAGGGCCAGGAGGCCTTCTGGCAGCGGGTCAACGAGCAGGGCGGCATCGCCGGCTACGACGTCAACGTGACCGAGTACACCCGCGACAACGAGTACAACCCGCAGACCCAGTCGCAGCTGTACCGCGAGATCGAGCCCGACGTCCTCGCGCTCGCGCAGACGCTGGGCACCCCGCCGACCGAGGCGATCCTGCCCGACATGGACGAGGACAACGTCCTCGGCGTCCCGGCGTCGTGGTGGTCGGGTTGGGACCACGAGTCCGCCGACTACGGGCTGATCCTGAACTCCGGCTACTCGTACTGCATCGAGTCGCAGATCGCGCTCGACTGGTCGAGCGAGAACGAGGGCGAGATCAGCTCGGTCATGGCCGTGGGCTACCCGGGTGACTACGGCGGCGACTCGGCGGCTGGCGTGCAGGCCTGGGCCGAGGCCAACGACATCGAGTACCTCGGCTTCGTGGAGACCGCTCCCAACGCCGTCGTCGGCTCGCAGGACGCCGCCGTCGGCCAGGTCGTCAGCGGCGGCGCCGACCGTGTGGTGATCGCCACCGGCCCGGCCGAGACCGCGGAGATCGTCGGTGGGGCGATGGCCAACGGCTTCGACGGCCGGTTCATCGGCTCCGTGCCGACCTGGAACCCGGCGCTGATGGAGTCGGCGGCCGCACAGGCCCTGGAGGCTGCCTTCACCCACGTCGGTCCGTGGGAGGCCTTCACCGGCGAGTCCGAGGCGCACCAGGCGATGCAGGAGTTCCTCGGTGAGGGCAACCTGCCGGGCAACGACGGGTTCACCTTCGGCTGGATCTGGTCGTACCCGATGAAGGCGCTGCTCGAGCAGGCGGCCGCCAACGGCGACCTGACCCGCGAGGGCCTGCGGGCGGCCGTTGACGGACTGACCGTCGATTACGAGGGCGCCCTGCCCGAGCGGACCCTCGGTGGCGACGCCAACGAGACCGCCGTGCGAACGGCCGTCATCTCGCAGCCCGACGCGGACGAGCCGTTGCGTCTGCGCACGGTCGAGACCGGCGTGACCGGCCCGACCGCCGACGAGTACGACTACAGCGCCCCCTGCTCGGGCACCTGA
- a CDS encoding DUF4870 domain-containing protein, translated as MTCQNCGASLESTATTCPVCGTAVAAGPTAGQERPVWDSGTGEPAWQDAGRGPGELGAGAPTGSTAGGWQQPGGPYGAAWGQPQPHPSGLPGDIRGWGIGAHASAYLAFVGLPIIGPLLVWLLKREHPFVDHHGKESLNFNLSVALYGVILVVAAFPIGLLTVGIGLIPIGLLGAALGLLWLILPIVGCIKASNGEGYRYPMTIRFVR; from the coding sequence GTGACCTGCCAGAACTGCGGTGCGAGCCTGGAGTCGACCGCGACCACCTGCCCGGTCTGCGGGACGGCCGTTGCCGCCGGGCCGACGGCCGGGCAGGAACGCCCCGTCTGGGACTCGGGCACCGGCGAGCCGGCCTGGCAGGACGCCGGCCGCGGACCCGGTGAACTGGGCGCCGGCGCGCCGACCGGCAGCACGGCCGGCGGGTGGCAGCAGCCGGGTGGCCCCTACGGTGCTGCCTGGGGCCAGCCGCAGCCGCACCCGTCCGGGCTGCCCGGTGACATCCGGGGCTGGGGCATCGGCGCCCACGCCTCGGCCTACCTCGCCTTCGTCGGGCTGCCGATCATCGGGCCGCTGCTGGTGTGGCTGCTGAAGCGCGAGCACCCGTTCGTGGACCACCACGGCAAGGAGTCGCTGAACTTCAACCTGTCGGTGGCGCTCTACGGGGTGATCCTGGTGGTGGCGGCCTTCCCCATCGGCCTGCTCACCGTCGGGATCGGCCTGATCCCGATCGGCCTGCTCGGTGCGGCGCTCGGCCTGCTCTGGCTGATCCTGCCGATCGTCGGCTGCATCAAGGCCTCCAACGGCGAGGGCTACCGCTACCCGATGACGATCCGCTTCGTGCGCTGA
- a CDS encoding S8 family serine peptidase has protein sequence MFAVGGLLGPMLGGVGTVTGVTTTIVDDAVRQLTGTATVLVILDEDADVDAAAQAVDARVDLVSRYDRIHVLLAKGPADALRGLADVPGVIRLEHDAPIETFTDSSHVATRGQQLLDGEVTIGGQVVDGTGVGVAVVDTGVDGWHPDLEARTGENVKVVPSLGVLGGTAIPFPESDTLSLGGHGTHVAGIVAGDGTASSGRFHGAATGATIHGVSGGTLISMHSGLEGLYWVLENHETVTPTIRVVNNSWGGSAGDYNPDGAIPRVVRALIDEGVVVVFAAGNSGGDGSTQSTSIQCVDPTPGMICVAAYDDQGTGTRDGETASFSSRGDATRPETWPDLAAPGVDIIAACRLTLPVCATGATASPDPLYYSSLSGTSMAAPHIAGIAAQVLQVAPELTPAEVEQILVATATSYGDSGFEQGAGLVDAVAAVRTAAGEPARSSGHPGRSGQAPGRGRG, from the coding sequence TTGTTCGCCGTCGGGGGCCTCCTCGGCCCGATGCTCGGCGGCGTCGGCACCGTGACCGGTGTCACCACCACGATCGTCGACGACGCCGTACGGCAGTTGACCGGCACGGCCACCGTGCTGGTCATCCTCGACGAGGACGCCGACGTGGACGCCGCGGCCCAGGCCGTCGACGCCCGCGTCGATCTCGTCAGCCGCTACGACCGGATCCACGTCCTGCTTGCGAAGGGGCCGGCCGACGCGCTGCGGGGGCTGGCGGACGTACCCGGCGTCATCCGGTTGGAGCACGACGCCCCGATCGAGACCTTCACCGACTCCTCCCACGTCGCCACCCGCGGTCAGCAACTCCTGGACGGCGAGGTCACCATCGGCGGTCAGGTCGTCGACGGCACCGGCGTGGGCGTCGCCGTCGTCGACACCGGCGTGGACGGCTGGCACCCGGACCTGGAGGCTCGCACGGGCGAGAACGTGAAGGTCGTGCCGTCGCTCGGCGTGCTGGGCGGCACCGCGATCCCGTTCCCGGAGTCCGACACGCTCAGCCTCGGCGGCCACGGCACGCACGTTGCCGGGATCGTCGCCGGGGACGGGACCGCGTCGTCCGGGAGGTTCCACGGCGCCGCCACCGGCGCCACCATCCACGGCGTGAGCGGTGGGACGCTGATCTCCATGCACTCCGGGCTCGAGGGGCTGTACTGGGTGCTGGAGAACCACGAAACGGTCACGCCGACCATCCGCGTCGTCAACAACTCCTGGGGCGGCAGCGCCGGCGACTACAACCCCGACGGTGCGATCCCGCGGGTCGTGCGGGCGCTGATCGACGAAGGCGTCGTGGTGGTGTTCGCCGCCGGCAACTCGGGCGGTGACGGCTCCACGCAGTCGACCAGCATCCAGTGCGTCGACCCGACCCCAGGCATGATCTGTGTCGCCGCCTACGACGACCAGGGCACCGGTACCCGCGACGGCGAGACGGCCAGCTTCTCGTCACGCGGTGACGCCACGCGTCCGGAGACCTGGCCGGACCTCGCCGCCCCCGGCGTCGACATCATCGCGGCGTGCCGGCTCACCCTGCCGGTCTGCGCCACCGGCGCGACCGCGTCGCCGGACCCGCTGTACTACAGCAGCCTGTCGGGCACCTCGATGGCTGCCCCGCACATCGCCGGCATCGCCGCCCAGGTCCTGCAGGTCGCGCCGGAGCTGACGCCGGCCGAGGTCGAGCAGATCCTCGTCGCCACCGCCACCAGCTACGGCGACTCGGGCTTCGAGCAGGGCGCCGGACTCGTCGACGCCGTCGCCGCCGTCCGCACCGCCGCCGGGGAACCGGCCCGCAGCAGTGGCCACCCCGGCCGCTCCGGCCAGGCACCCGGGCGCGGGCGCGGCTGA